A single window of Chloracidobacterium thermophilum B DNA harbors:
- a CDS encoding DUF512 domain-containing protein codes for MYSLQFETIYPIVELKAKKGVTVTEVDPDGLGAAVGLRPGDRILAVNGRKVRDYLDFQFYTGSEDAVTLTVIHPDGTTRQLHVEIGEGEIWGLDFEAFKPRQCGNECLFCFCEQNPPDARPSLFFRDEDIRLSFLHGNYTTMTTLTEEEFNRIVEQRLSPQYVSVHATDPEVRRHLLGRKQADDILGTMRRLLAHGIELHAQVVLCPTINDGDVLRRTIYDLAALHPEGVSSVAIVPVGLTKHHRKRHLLVAPTDEWEASIIELVTPIQHELKRRYGTSFAFLGDEFYIRAGVPIPPARHYGDYPQIEDGVGMVRRFLDSFQKAVRRLRKRPLQGPFLPVTVATGALFASHLLRLAEQLNAEFGTRLHVVAIRNEYFGPEVNVAGLVTGSDLIAMRDHFKGEHLLIPNEMVMGERHLFLDNLTLADVGQRLGMEVHLAGMTGEDFVAAALRTTRATPPDSGALQKMV; via the coding sequence ATGTACAGCCTGCAATTTGAAACCATTTACCCGATTGTCGAACTCAAGGCCAAAAAAGGCGTCACCGTGACGGAAGTGGACCCGGATGGACTCGGCGCGGCCGTGGGTCTGCGGCCGGGCGACCGCATTCTGGCCGTCAACGGGCGCAAAGTCCGGGACTATCTGGATTTTCAGTTCTACACCGGCTCGGAAGATGCGGTGACACTCACGGTCATCCACCCGGATGGCACCACCCGCCAGCTTCACGTCGAGATCGGCGAAGGCGAGATATGGGGACTGGACTTTGAAGCGTTCAAGCCCCGGCAGTGTGGCAACGAATGCCTGTTCTGCTTCTGTGAGCAAAACCCGCCGGATGCGCGTCCGTCGCTGTTTTTCCGGGATGAAGACATCCGGCTGTCGTTCCTGCACGGGAACTACACCACGATGACGACGCTCACCGAGGAAGAATTCAACCGGATTGTCGAGCAACGCCTTTCGCCTCAGTATGTCTCGGTCCATGCCACCGACCCCGAAGTGCGGCGGCACCTGCTGGGGCGCAAGCAGGCGGATGACATTCTCGGCACCATGCGGCGGCTGCTGGCTCACGGTATCGAACTGCACGCGCAGGTCGTGCTGTGTCCAACCATCAATGACGGCGATGTGTTGCGCCGTACCATCTATGACCTGGCAGCACTCCATCCCGAAGGGGTGAGTTCAGTAGCCATCGTGCCGGTCGGGCTGACCAAACACCACCGGAAACGCCACCTGCTCGTAGCACCCACCGATGAATGGGAAGCCAGCATCATCGAGCTGGTCACGCCCATTCAGCACGAACTCAAACGTCGCTATGGGACGAGTTTTGCCTTTCTGGGCGATGAGTTTTACATCCGTGCCGGAGTGCCCATTCCCCCGGCACGGCACTATGGCGACTACCCCCAGATTGAAGACGGGGTGGGGATGGTCCGGCGCTTCCTGGACAGCTTCCAGAAGGCCGTGCGGCGGCTGCGGAAACGTCCGCTGCAGGGGCCGTTTCTGCCGGTCACAGTGGCGACCGGCGCCCTGTTTGCTTCACATCTCTTACGCTTGGCGGAGCAGCTCAATGCGGAGTTCGGCACCCGCCTGCACGTGGTTGCCATTCGGAACGAATACTTTGGCCCGGAAGTCAACGTGGCCGGACTGGTGACGGGCAGCGATCTCATCGCCATGCGGGACCACTTCAAAGGCGAGCATCTGCTTATCCCCAATGAAATGGTGATGGGCGAACGGCATCTGTTCCTCGATAACCTGACGCTGGCGGATGTCGGCCAGCGACTCGGCATGGAAGTCCATCTGGCCGGGATGACGGGTGAAGATTTTGTGGCAGCGGCGCTCCGCACAACCCGTGCCACACCGCCGGACAGTGGCGCGCTTCAGAAAATGGTTTGA
- the iscB gene encoding RNA-guided endonuclease IscB has translation MAVFVLDRRKKPLMPCSEKRARLLLERGRARVHRLVPFTIRLLDREQEDCALQPVRLKLDPGSRATGVALVRESQEVGADTGEVQRSAHVLFLAELVHRGHAIRAALRQRAAFRRRRRCANLRHRQSRFDNRTRRNGWLPPSLQHRVDTITSWVRRLCRWAPVSSLSQELVRFDTQALQNPEISGIEYQQGTLAGCEVREYLLEKWGRKCAYCDAENVPLGIDHIHPRSKGGSDRVSNLTLACHPCNRRKGAQGIEDFLAKDPKRLARIEAQRKAPLRDAAAVNSTRWELWRRLTATALPVEAGTGGRTKWNRHRLNLPKAHALDAACVGEVHAVTNWRVPTLNIQCTGRGSYQRTRLTKHGFPRGDLTRSKSAFGFQTGDLVRVVVTTGKKAGNYLGRVAIRASGSFNIQSATGLVQGIHHRFCTLLQRADGYGYSWTRIAI, from the coding sequence TTGGCAGTTTTCGTGTTGGATCGCAGGAAAAAACCGCTGATGCCGTGCTCGGAGAAGCGGGCGCGGCTGCTGTTGGAACGTGGGCGGGCGCGGGTGCATCGGCTGGTGCCATTCACCATCCGGCTGCTCGATCGTGAGCAGGAAGATTGCGCCCTGCAACCCGTGCGGCTCAAGCTCGATCCCGGCAGCAGGGCAACGGGTGTGGCCCTGGTTCGAGAGTCGCAAGAGGTCGGTGCCGACACGGGCGAAGTGCAGCGCAGCGCCCACGTGCTGTTCCTGGCTGAGCTCGTTCACCGCGGGCACGCGATCCGCGCTGCACTCAGACAGCGCGCGGCGTTTCGTCGGCGTCGGCGCTGCGCGAACCTGCGCCACCGCCAGTCCCGCTTCGATAACCGAACCCGGCGGAATGGTTGGCTGCCGCCCAGCCTGCAACACCGCGTGGACACGATCACGTCCTGGGTGCGGCGGCTGTGCCGCTGGGCGCCGGTTTCGTCACTGTCGCAGGAACTGGTGCGGTTCGACACCCAGGCGCTGCAAAACCCGGAAATCTCCGGCATCGAGTACCAGCAAGGAACATTGGCTGGCTGCGAAGTGCGGGAGTATCTGTTGGAGAAGTGGGGTCGCAAGTGCGCCTACTGCGATGCAGAAAACGTGCCGCTGGGGATCGATCACATTCATCCGCGCTCAAAGGGCGGAAGTGACCGCGTGAGCAATCTGACGCTGGCCTGTCATCCTTGCAACCGGCGCAAGGGCGCGCAAGGCATTGAGGATTTTCTGGCGAAAGACCCGAAGCGACTGGCCCGCATCGAGGCCCAGCGAAAAGCGCCGTTGCGCGATGCGGCTGCCGTCAACAGCACGCGATGGGAACTGTGGCGCCGCCTGACGGCCACAGCCCTGCCGGTCGAGGCTGGAACGGGCGGGCGGACGAAGTGGAACCGACATCGGCTCAACCTTCCAAAGGCGCATGCGCTGGATGCAGCCTGTGTGGGCGAAGTCCACGCTGTTACCAACTGGCGGGTTCCGACGCTGAACATCCAGTGCACAGGACGCGGGAGCTATCAACGCACGCGCCTGACGAAGCATGGGTTTCCACGCGGAGACCTGACCCGCAGCAAGAGTGCATTCGGGTTTCAGACCGGGGACCTGGTGCGTGTGGTCGTGACGACCGGCAAAAAGGCAGGCAACTACCTGGGTCGTGTCGCCATTCGAGCCAGCGGCAGTTTCAACATCCAGTCCGCAACCGGGCTGGTACAAGGCATCCATCACCGATTTTGCACACTGCTCCAGCGTGCAGACGGGTATGGATATTCGTGGACAAGGATAGCCATCTGA
- a CDS encoding NUDIX hydrolase — MPTNPNQPDVGAVRLLSRTFFHRGRVFETSHDAIELASGARLELDVIHHLGGAAVLPLFENDDVLLIRQYRHPAGQVLLEAPAGRLEPGEAPAAAAHRELREETGYQASTLTFVTKFYALPGYSTEILYCFLATGLTPGPQSLDTDEDIRTVRLPFAEARNLVYQGGIVDAKTMMTILLVDAMRHGQAAFQAKPAPDWP; from the coding sequence ATGCCAACCAACCCCAATCAGCCTGATGTCGGTGCCGTTCGGCTGCTGTCACGCACTTTTTTTCACCGTGGGCGCGTGTTTGAGACTTCGCACGACGCCATTGAGCTGGCTTCCGGCGCGCGGCTCGAGCTCGATGTGATTCACCACCTTGGCGGAGCCGCTGTCCTGCCCCTCTTTGAAAACGACGACGTTCTGCTCATCCGGCAGTATCGCCATCCGGCCGGGCAAGTGTTGCTCGAAGCCCCGGCCGGACGGCTCGAACCGGGCGAAGCGCCAGCAGCGGCTGCGCACCGGGAACTCCGGGAAGAAACCGGCTACCAGGCCTCCACCCTGACGTTCGTGACAAAGTTTTACGCCCTGCCCGGCTACAGCACGGAAATCCTGTACTGTTTCCTTGCCACCGGACTGACTCCCGGCCCGCAAAGCCTGGACACCGATGAGGACATCCGCACGGTCCGCCTGCCGTTTGCCGAAGCGCGAAACCTCGTCTATCAGGGAGGCATCGTGGATGCCAAAACCATGATGACCATTCTGCTCGTGGATGCCATGCGCCACGGGCAAGCTGCCTTTCAGGCAAAGCCCGCACCAGACTGGCCCTGA
- a CDS encoding DUF6079 family protein gives MLQNIRAYLDYQPIDPLVNFLEVNPERIIRSYHFTSELSRLTARLIEGIAAPKTSEAARLITGPRGTGKSHTLAVVRALACTPKTRHLVSGNPPLANAVKRLEGTTFLPVYLSGARLLSEGMDFPTLLRTALANIPDSPIAFDDMQWFSVLESQQVCELLASKLFPGMALLFVVDDISDVFRAPRRALVQETLDWLTKLAEKSRSLPFALLLALDSDVTAAHTGTAARLTADYQTDTLTLDNLRRITDQAVFRKTPQQRAELAALYQETLKALPRFHWSEEEFCSLYPVHPAVLEVAPGLSTYCESFSLFSFINGIIGGALRRRPMQLISLDDLFDKYDFELKRHPTLARAVAVYDYLSTMRLPALSFEQRIPAKLLLKGLFLYSLVGRSVSADELTNAMMLGDIGYNQAAFLLDDLYTHSEGQIVKEGIGATCRYSLTVVEQFDPEARLKVALAETPNDDTLDALLVTLGGSALFHDFPFTLDALLLSGAKSYRDELTVPWRNTGRRGIVSFGMPSEIFTNPPVGIERSGDLFTPSAIVIPTEDESDAKPSIIYHWADELCEYDWQLCIERSQSPGGPDGSTTTPSLLYWRPAPLTEGEAEVLKSLWIAYTRGEDVFGDEIAERVAALEAQTRMLFLRHYVEEGELLSANGDCYRLTQLFPGGLPRTFSEFLSTIIRKPLDLRFPAHPVFPAPLTERETKRLVLGLLGGLNPTDPTVQEMARHFALPFHIVIEREGLYQLAMDRDEALGEPCISEVLRLVEAAGSDAVPVQVVYQTLRREPYGLLEPAQQIVMMALVAGWRIELVDVSGLRIFTAAELTQDVSFRQYGSVRRTAAITYSSETLSEWCRLLTERFDLPDLATDRKQVRESLAQWYQKWLNYRLTERFASLPPEMLTTRTWQLIITCKRYFETTAAAVEAVLFERISLEMGLARIVDIFAANPTIYQRAVIDLRVLVEFLDWLPFYVMAKAYTLSALPAADADARNARRELGNFFEHPHRLLDEDKRLRFEQVFERFKKHYIEDCVARDEQATKHLDLTPLTEFLGSPTWRLFETLSRLTIADRQYAARANRILSDINARRRNLHLREFLDHQPLVSGLIQRRFMPPLSRQLEQLTTTVNQGIQHFRQCVLQNRSLIQQGLRTLGLTESEERLVTATLAALSSSTPAKELVIAPETIDAINAALVAGSPVVPVPVPLPFTPGESATKADLAARFAEWLAGLPDDTVITFDGQESTLSTTPP, from the coding sequence ATGTTACAGAACATCCGCGCCTATCTCGATTATCAGCCAATTGATCCACTGGTGAATTTCCTGGAGGTCAACCCGGAGCGCATCATCCGGTCCTACCACTTCACCTCAGAACTGTCCCGGCTCACGGCGCGGCTCATCGAGGGTATTGCCGCACCCAAAACCTCCGAAGCCGCCCGACTGATTACGGGACCCCGGGGTACCGGAAAAAGCCATACGCTGGCTGTGGTGCGGGCCCTGGCCTGTACGCCCAAGACCCGTCATCTCGTGTCCGGCAACCCACCGCTGGCCAACGCGGTCAAGCGCCTCGAAGGCACGACGTTTCTGCCGGTGTACCTCTCCGGTGCCCGACTGCTCAGTGAAGGGATGGATTTTCCCACGCTGCTGCGTACGGCGCTGGCCAACATCCCGGACAGCCCCATTGCGTTTGACGACATGCAGTGGTTTTCCGTCCTCGAAAGCCAACAGGTTTGTGAACTTCTGGCCAGCAAGCTGTTTCCCGGCATGGCGCTTCTGTTTGTCGTGGATGACATTTCCGATGTCTTCCGCGCGCCCCGGCGGGCCCTGGTGCAGGAAACTCTCGACTGGCTGACGAAACTGGCCGAGAAATCCCGCAGCCTGCCCTTTGCGCTGCTGCTGGCGCTCGATAGCGATGTCACGGCTGCGCATACCGGCACAGCGGCCCGTCTGACAGCGGATTACCAGACGGATACCCTCACGCTGGATAACCTGCGCCGGATCACCGACCAGGCGGTGTTTCGCAAAACCCCCCAGCAACGGGCCGAACTGGCGGCACTCTACCAGGAAACCCTCAAGGCACTTCCGCGCTTTCACTGGAGCGAAGAAGAATTTTGCAGCCTCTACCCGGTTCACCCGGCCGTGCTGGAAGTCGCCCCCGGACTTTCCACTTACTGCGAAAGTTTTTCCCTGTTCAGTTTCATCAACGGGATTATCGGCGGCGCTCTGCGGCGACGGCCGATGCAGCTCATTTCACTCGATGACCTGTTTGACAAGTACGACTTCGAGCTGAAACGCCATCCGACCCTGGCCCGCGCCGTCGCCGTCTATGACTACCTTTCGACAATGCGGCTTCCGGCGCTGAGTTTCGAGCAGCGCATCCCGGCCAAACTCCTGCTCAAGGGCCTGTTTCTCTACTCGCTCGTCGGGCGTTCGGTCAGCGCCGATGAACTCACCAACGCGATGATGCTGGGTGATATTGGCTACAACCAGGCAGCGTTCCTGCTGGATGACCTCTACACCCACAGTGAAGGGCAAATCGTCAAGGAAGGCATCGGGGCAACCTGTCGCTACAGCCTGACCGTCGTCGAGCAGTTTGATCCCGAAGCGCGTCTGAAAGTCGCCCTGGCCGAAACCCCCAACGACGACACCCTTGATGCCCTGCTCGTCACACTGGGCGGCAGCGCGCTGTTTCACGACTTTCCCTTCACTCTCGATGCCCTGCTGCTCAGCGGCGCAAAATCCTACCGCGACGAGTTAACCGTGCCATGGCGCAACACCGGACGGCGGGGCATCGTCAGCTTTGGGATGCCATCGGAAATCTTCACCAATCCGCCCGTCGGTATCGAACGCAGCGGCGATCTGTTTACCCCCTCAGCCATTGTCATTCCGACCGAGGATGAATCTGACGCCAAGCCGTCCATCATTTACCACTGGGCGGACGAACTCTGCGAATACGACTGGCAACTGTGCATTGAACGCAGCCAGTCGCCGGGCGGACCCGATGGCAGTACGACCACGCCGAGCCTGCTCTACTGGCGGCCGGCGCCTCTTACCGAAGGCGAGGCCGAAGTCCTCAAGTCGTTGTGGATTGCCTACACGCGGGGCGAAGACGTGTTTGGCGATGAAATTGCGGAGCGGGTTGCCGCACTTGAAGCCCAAACCCGCATGCTGTTTCTGCGCCACTACGTCGAAGAGGGCGAACTGCTGTCCGCCAATGGCGACTGTTACCGTCTCACACAACTGTTTCCGGGCGGACTTCCCCGTACGTTCAGCGAGTTTCTCAGCACCATCATCCGCAAACCCCTTGACTTGCGGTTTCCGGCCCATCCGGTCTTTCCGGCCCCGCTGACGGAACGTGAGACAAAACGCCTGGTGCTGGGCCTGTTGGGCGGATTGAATCCGACGGACCCCACCGTACAGGAAATGGCGCGGCACTTTGCGCTGCCTTTTCACATTGTCATCGAACGGGAAGGGCTCTACCAGCTTGCCATGGACCGCGACGAGGCGCTGGGCGAACCGTGTATCAGCGAGGTCCTGCGGCTGGTTGAAGCGGCCGGCTCAGATGCCGTCCCGGTTCAGGTGGTGTACCAGACGCTGCGCCGTGAGCCTTATGGATTGCTCGAACCGGCCCAGCAAATCGTCATGATGGCGCTCGTTGCCGGCTGGCGCATCGAGCTGGTGGATGTTTCCGGGCTGCGGATTTTCACGGCTGCCGAACTCACCCAGGATGTGAGTTTCCGGCAGTATGGGTCCGTCCGCCGTACGGCGGCGATTACCTACTCGTCAGAAACCCTCTCCGAATGGTGTCGGCTGCTGACCGAACGCTTTGACCTGCCGGATTTGGCTACCGACCGGAAGCAGGTACGGGAAAGTCTGGCGCAGTGGTACCAGAAATGGCTCAACTACCGGTTGACGGAACGGTTTGCGTCCCTGCCGCCAGAAATGCTGACGACGCGCACCTGGCAACTCATCATCACCTGCAAACGCTACTTTGAAACCACGGCGGCGGCTGTCGAAGCCGTATTGTTCGAGCGCATTTCCCTGGAGATGGGGCTGGCGCGCATTGTGGACATTTTTGCCGCCAACCCGACGATCTATCAGCGGGCCGTCATTGACCTGCGCGTTCTGGTCGAGTTTCTTGACTGGCTGCCGTTCTATGTCATGGCCAAGGCGTACACGCTCAGCGCCCTGCCGGCAGCCGATGCCGACGCGCGCAATGCGCGGCGCGAGTTGGGTAACTTTTTCGAGCATCCACACCGGCTGCTTGACGAGGACAAACGGTTGCGCTTCGAGCAGGTTTTTGAACGCTTCAAGAAGCATTACATCGAAGACTGTGTGGCCCGCGACGAACAGGCCACGAAACATCTTGACCTCACACCGCTGACGGAGTTTCTGGGCAGCCCGACCTGGCGGCTTTTCGAGACCCTGTCCCGTCTGACCATTGCCGACCGGCAGTATGCTGCCCGTGCCAACCGCATTCTTTCGGACATCAACGCCCGGCGGCGTAACCTGCACCTGCGCGAGTTTCTCGACCACCAACCGCTGGTCAGCGGACTCATCCAGCGCCGGTTCATGCCTCCTCTCTCCAGGCAGCTTGAACAACTCACCACGACGGTCAACCAGGGCATTCAGCACTTTCGCCAGTGTGTGCTGCAAAACCGGAGCCTCATCCAGCAAGGGTTGCGGACGCTGGGCCTTACAGAATCGGAAGAGCGGCTCGTCACGGCGACGCTGGCAGCACTGTCGTCTTCAACTCCGGCAAAGGAACTGGTCATCGCGCCGGAAACCATTGACGCCATCAATGCGGCGCTGGTGGCCGGCAGTCCGGTAGTTCCGGTCCCGGTACCGCTTCCCTTTACACCGGGAGAATCCGCCACCAAGGCTGACCTGGCGGCCCGGTTTGCCGAGTGGCTGGCCGGACTGCCGGACGACACCGTCATTACCTTTGATGGTCAGGAATCCACCTTGTCAACTACCCCGCCCTGA
- a CDS encoding alpha/beta hydrolase family protein yields MIRSHAGRDTLRRGLCWFIHLCWWSLVWGTGDARAAVVCCAVHQDLTWLARYPVVSEATTFPTRSGPVRARLYRPEGLSNAPALVLVHGIHKDGMDEARLKAFAQSLAATGLLVLTPHVPSLADYRIEKSAVELIGWSAEALHRQTRRRVGVMGLSFAGGLCLVTAADPRFAPSIGYVLAVGAHDDLERVANFLLTNEIPTPGGELLRLPADPYGVLLFAYEYAAALFAPAEVEPGRVALRYWLWGETDKAREQAERMSSEGKATLQALWNGNNTAVLPVLRRQLAQRRAALRSVSPHDVLARVRCPVFLVHGAHDAVVPCSETQWLARGLQGRCRVLISPAVGHVEVAATATPAEKLEVAQFLREFLELAHRLR; encoded by the coding sequence ATGATCCGTTCACACGCGGGACGCGACACGTTGCGAAGGGGCCTGTGCTGGTTCATCCATCTGTGCTGGTGGAGTCTGGTGTGGGGAACCGGTGATGCACGGGCAGCGGTGGTCTGTTGCGCTGTCCATCAGGACCTCACCTGGCTCGCCAGATACCCGGTCGTCTCCGAGGCGACGACGTTCCCCACCCGGTCAGGTCCCGTGCGGGCACGCCTGTACCGGCCTGAAGGGCTGTCCAATGCCCCAGCGCTCGTGCTGGTGCATGGCATTCACAAAGACGGCATGGATGAAGCCCGTTTGAAAGCCTTTGCGCAGTCGCTGGCGGCGACGGGCTTGCTGGTGCTGACGCCCCATGTGCCTTCGCTGGCCGATTACCGCATTGAAAAAAGCGCCGTGGAGCTGATTGGGTGGTCGGCGGAGGCGCTCCACCGGCAGACCCGCCGGCGGGTAGGCGTTATGGGACTGTCCTTTGCCGGCGGACTCTGCCTGGTGACAGCCGCTGACCCGCGCTTTGCTCCCAGCATTGGCTATGTTCTGGCCGTCGGCGCCCACGACGATCTGGAGCGGGTGGCTAACTTCCTGCTGACGAATGAAATCCCGACGCCCGGCGGCGAGCTGCTCCGGCTGCCGGCCGATCCCTATGGCGTCCTGCTGTTTGCCTATGAATATGCTGCTGCGCTGTTTGCGCCGGCGGAGGTCGAACCCGGACGGGTGGCCCTGCGGTACTGGCTGTGGGGGGAGACGGACAAAGCCCGTGAGCAGGCGGAACGCATGTCGTCGGAGGGAAAAGCCACCCTGCAGGCACTATGGAATGGCAACAATACAGCCGTCCTGCCGGTGCTGCGGCGGCAGCTCGCACAGCGGCGCGCGGCGCTGCGCAGCGTTTCTCCGCATGATGTGCTGGCCCGGGTGCGGTGTCCGGTGTTTCTCGTGCATGGGGCGCACGATGCCGTTGTGCCCTGTTCCGAAACCCAGTGGCTGGCGCGGGGACTGCAGGGGCGTTGCCGCGTTCTGATCAGCCCGGCCGTCGGGCATGTGGAAGTGGCCGCCACGGCCACGCCGGCCGAAAAGCTCGAAGTGGCACAGTTTCTGCGCGAATTTCTGGAGTTGGCGCATCGCCTCCGCTGA
- the lptE gene encoding LPS assembly lipoprotein LptE, whose amino-acid sequence MRMTRFTVPNRPTSTEYATVRLQPVRWWGRPLVVWLLLLGCVGAGPCGYRRLDAGGAFPPEVKTLAVLPFTNQTLRYRIEQRFTQAVIEEILRRRLPVVLTNKPEQSDAVLSGDILAVTTGQALVDNRGTVRLFQVAIRSRVTLRDQTRNRVLFDQPNLEFRGEYEFSSDPRSFFNEEDPAVERLARDFARSVVTTMLERF is encoded by the coding sequence ATGAGGATGACACGCTTCACCGTCCCAAACCGCCCAACATCCACCGAATATGCCACCGTCCGTCTTCAGCCAGTCCGCTGGTGGGGCCGGCCGCTGGTGGTCTGGCTTTTGCTGTTGGGCTGTGTCGGGGCGGGCCCCTGCGGCTACCGCCGGCTGGACGCCGGGGGCGCTTTTCCGCCGGAAGTCAAAACCCTTGCGGTTCTGCCTTTTACCAACCAAACCCTGCGTTACCGCATCGAGCAACGGTTCACCCAGGCCGTCATTGAGGAAATCCTGCGTCGCCGCCTGCCTGTTGTTCTGACCAACAAGCCGGAGCAGTCCGACGCGGTGCTGTCCGGCGACATCCTCGCGGTGACGACCGGCCAGGCGCTGGTGGACAATCGCGGCACGGTGCGGCTGTTTCAGGTGGCCATCCGGTCGCGTGTCACCCTCCGCGACCAGACCCGCAACCGGGTGCTGTTTGACCAACCCAACCTCGAATTTCGCGGCGAATACGAGTTTTCTTCCGATCCACGCTCGTTCTTCAACGAAGAAGACCCGGCGGTGGAACGTCTGGCCCGCGATTTTGCGCGCAGTGTCGTCACCACCATGCTGGAACGGTTCTGA
- a CDS encoding helix-turn-helix domain-containing protein, translating to MATLGQELRQQREARGKSLEEISQVTNIAIRFLHAIERDDYRELPGELYNRSFIRQFARAIGYDEARALQLYERQSGSPRIPTDEEVSRTPEFLPSPKTGNALLLTLTLSIVVIVVAGTSYAFPGWWKFLSHPLLSSQKTSSPQAPPTPSAEPPPVATTTPASPPDPALPPPTDELVLELRATGKCWTRIQVDGGKQEEFILLPDDVRLYRAKEKIVLSLGARQFVSVTVNGRSLELPSRDGITVKRAVITPSTVETGLMGQLNPAADLR from the coding sequence ATGGCAACGCTAGGGCAGGAACTCAGGCAGCAACGCGAAGCGCGTGGCAAGTCACTCGAAGAAATCTCACAGGTGACAAACATTGCCATCCGTTTTTTGCATGCCATTGAGCGCGATGACTACCGGGAGTTACCGGGCGAACTGTACAACCGGTCTTTCATCCGTCAGTTCGCACGGGCAATTGGTTATGACGAGGCCCGTGCCCTGCAGCTTTATGAACGGCAGTCGGGCAGTCCACGAATTCCGACGGATGAGGAAGTCAGCCGCACGCCGGAGTTTCTTCCGTCACCCAAAACCGGCAATGCCCTGTTGCTGACGTTGACCCTCTCCATAGTGGTCATTGTCGTTGCCGGGACTTCGTATGCTTTTCCCGGCTGGTGGAAGTTCCTCAGCCATCCGCTACTTTCGTCGCAGAAGACTTCTTCGCCCCAGGCACCGCCCACCCCAAGCGCCGAGCCGCCTCCAGTCGCTACGACCACACCGGCTTCGCCTCCCGACCCGGCGTTGCCGCCGCCAACGGACGAATTGGTTTTGGAACTGCGTGCCACGGGAAAGTGCTGGACCAGAATCCAGGTGGACGGCGGCAAGCAGGAGGAATTCATCCTGCTGCCGGATGACGTACGGCTTTATCGCGCCAAGGAAAAAATCGTGCTGTCGCTCGGTGCCCGGCAGTTCGTGTCGGTGACGGTCAATGGTCGCTCCCTCGAACTCCCCTCACGGGATGGCATTACGGTCAAGCGCGCCGTCATCACACCGAGTACTGTCGAAACCGGATTGATGGGACAGCTCAACCCGGCTGCTGACCTGCGATGA